One region of Arthrobacter sp. StoSoilB22 genomic DNA includes:
- a CDS encoding AAA family ATPase: MAEKLPLVRYYEIPLIFTRYSHDQKGKGNAMKLVSLQLCNFQSFGASAEVLEFANLTYLLGPNGSGKTALLQALARMFGVESSLRRVRADDFHVTVSEQGLRSRATSLWIEAEFAFPQLGGEGTYDGAVPPNFRHILLDEPEGTAYMRIRLSATIADDGEVEQELAYVAAYDSSGMPTSTYRMHRDDRALIQVHYLPARRDPADHIAFGTGALMGKLLKSADWDSQRAEISTLTDQLNASLSGSGPIADVTKYLTKYWSALHQSDFHKEVQVSFAGNSLEDLFRYLTIGFGPGHSTEPLDYSLLSDGQKSLLYLSLVLTLHGIGQSITADEEPHFDLSKLRPPIFTFLAVEEPENSLSPHYLGRVIQVLREFSSQEDGQCAIATHSASMLRRTPPEDIRYLRLSEKRATKISHIVMPKNTDEGYKFVREAVQAFPELYFSRLVVLGEGDSEEIVLPRLLQAHGVAVDDASVSVVPLGGKHVNHFWRLLDGLGIPYLTLLDLDLGRNGGGWGRLKTALAYLELYPGQNAGQGIPTLDPFPSWNSADNLRKSDKGQALLASLEGAGVFFSEPLDLDFSMLMAFPNEYGALSAGQARATTNVVSSVLGGSHGDDQQYSAEEQKAFHRYHGLFKLGSKPAAHLEALSALEDSAILTSAPQSYLRLVAGVMDKLRGLPE, from the coding sequence TTGGCCGAAAAACTCCCTCTGGTTCGTTACTATGAAATTCCGTTGATTTTTACACGATATAGCCACGACCAAAAGGGCAAGGGTAATGCAATGAAGCTCGTCAGTTTGCAGCTGTGCAACTTTCAGTCATTTGGCGCGTCAGCTGAAGTGCTAGAATTTGCGAATCTTACATATTTACTGGGACCAAATGGGTCCGGAAAGACTGCGCTCCTTCAGGCCCTCGCTCGAATGTTCGGTGTCGAATCGTCCCTGCGGCGTGTGCGTGCCGACGACTTCCACGTCACGGTGTCCGAGCAGGGCTTGCGGTCCCGTGCTACTTCCCTCTGGATTGAGGCTGAGTTCGCTTTTCCTCAGCTCGGCGGGGAAGGTACCTACGATGGTGCTGTACCTCCAAACTTTCGCCATATCCTCTTGGATGAACCTGAGGGAACTGCTTATATGCGTATCCGTCTCAGTGCCACCATTGCCGATGATGGTGAGGTAGAGCAGGAATTGGCCTACGTAGCCGCGTACGATAGTTCCGGCATGCCTACAAGTACATACCGAATGCACCGAGACGACCGGGCATTGATCCAAGTTCACTATTTGCCTGCACGCCGTGACCCGGCCGACCACATAGCTTTTGGTACAGGTGCGCTAATGGGGAAGCTTTTGAAGTCAGCGGACTGGGATAGTCAACGCGCTGAGATCTCGACTCTGACGGACCAGCTTAATGCTTCACTTTCAGGAAGCGGACCAATTGCCGATGTCACGAAATATCTAACGAAATATTGGAGTGCTCTCCACCAGAGCGACTTCCATAAGGAAGTTCAGGTCTCCTTTGCTGGAAACAGTCTTGAAGACCTATTTCGTTACTTAACCATCGGATTCGGTCCAGGTCATTCAACCGAACCGCTGGACTACTCCTTGCTGAGTGACGGTCAAAAATCCTTGCTATACCTTTCCCTTGTGCTAACTTTGCACGGCATCGGTCAGTCAATCACCGCAGATGAAGAACCGCACTTTGATCTAAGTAAGCTGCGTCCGCCCATATTCACATTCTTGGCAGTGGAGGAACCGGAGAATAGCTTGTCGCCTCACTATCTGGGTCGCGTGATTCAAGTGTTGCGAGAGTTTTCAAGTCAAGAAGACGGCCAATGCGCAATTGCAACTCACTCAGCCTCGATGCTCCGACGGACCCCGCCGGAAGACATCCGCTACCTTCGCCTGAGTGAGAAGAGAGCAACAAAAATATCGCATATTGTGATGCCGAAAAACACCGATGAAGGCTATAAGTTTGTTCGCGAAGCCGTCCAAGCATTTCCCGAGCTGTACTTCTCGCGTCTAGTCGTGCTGGGGGAGGGGGATAGCGAGGAGATAGTTCTTCCCCGACTACTGCAGGCTCATGGGGTCGCCGTCGATGATGCATCCGTTTCAGTAGTTCCCCTAGGCGGTAAGCACGTCAATCACTTCTGGCGGCTGCTGGATGGACTCGGCATCCCTTACCTAACCCTGCTCGACTTGGACTTGGGCCGTAACGGAGGCGGGTGGGGCCGTCTAAAAACCGCACTGGCATACTTGGAGCTTTATCCCGGTCAAAATGCCGGTCAAGGTATTCCAACTCTAGATCCATTTCCTTCATGGAACAGCGCGGACAATCTTCGCAAAAGCGATAAGGGGCAGGCTCTGCTCGCCTCGCTTGAAGGGGCAGGGGTCTTCTTCTCTGAACCCCTTGACCTCGATTTCTCTATGCTTATGGCGTTCCCAAACGAATATGGTGCTCTGTCAGCAGGTCAAGCGCGGGCGACGACCAATGTCGTAAGCAGCGTCTTGGGCGGCTCTCATGGTGATGATCAGCAGTATTCTGCGGAGGAGCAGAAGGCCTTTCACCGCTATCACGGGTTGTTCAAACTTGGCAGCAAGCCGGCCGCTCATCTCGAAGCTTTGTCGGCATTGGAGGACAGCGCCATATTGACATCCGCACCCCAGAGCTATCTGCGCCTGGTTGCTGGTGTAATGGACAAGCTAAGGGGACTACCGGAGTGA
- a CDS encoding LacI family DNA-binding transcriptional regulator has translation MARPTVQDVARTAGVSVGTVSRVLNGSSAVSASAKEKVNAAIKELSYRPLASARDLRRDRTMRVLALAKNLDSLVISEVFRGVGDAAADSGYVSLIAATDGDLDREQQLVDMLRNGSVDGLVIFSPTMPDDDVNTVAEQMSVVQVCEIVDAEAAFGVSIDDRQAAYDITKHLIDTGAKKLAMLAHRGARSGRLREEGFRQALRVQGLEPDQILFGEGNFGFYAGRTLAKKLLKSKDLPDAVFCGTDVVAAGCVRELTDAGLRVPQDIAVAGFDDSAQAEMCVPELTTVRQPAYEMGRVAFAELLERMTVEGSHRKGRTFLPHELVIRDSTK, from the coding sequence ATGGCTCGGCCGACAGTTCAGGACGTCGCCAGGACGGCGGGTGTGTCCGTGGGGACGGTGTCGCGTGTTCTGAACGGGAGTTCGGCTGTCAGCGCGTCGGCCAAGGAGAAGGTCAACGCCGCCATCAAGGAGCTCAGCTATCGTCCTCTTGCTTCGGCGAGGGATCTCCGAAGAGACCGCACCATGCGCGTCCTCGCCCTCGCCAAGAACTTGGACTCCCTTGTCATCAGTGAAGTCTTTCGCGGCGTAGGAGACGCTGCGGCGGACTCTGGCTACGTCAGCCTCATTGCTGCCACGGACGGTGACCTTGATCGCGAGCAGCAGCTCGTGGACATGCTGAGGAACGGCTCCGTGGACGGACTGGTGATCTTCTCGCCAACGATGCCGGACGATGACGTCAACACGGTCGCGGAGCAAATGAGCGTTGTCCAGGTCTGTGAAATCGTCGACGCTGAGGCAGCATTCGGGGTGTCCATCGATGACCGCCAAGCCGCCTACGACATCACCAAACATCTGATCGACACGGGAGCCAAGAAGCTGGCTATGCTCGCGCATAGGGGTGCCCGCTCGGGCCGGCTCCGGGAAGAGGGCTTCCGCCAAGCGCTCAGGGTGCAAGGCCTGGAGCCGGACCAGATCCTGTTCGGCGAAGGCAACTTCGGCTTCTACGCCGGCCGTACGCTCGCCAAGAAGCTTCTCAAATCAAAAGACCTCCCGGACGCCGTCTTCTGCGGGACCGACGTCGTCGCTGCCGGGTGCGTTCGGGAACTCACGGATGCCGGACTCAGAGTTCCACAAGACATCGCCGTCGCAGGCTTCGATGACTCGGCTCAGGCGGAAATGTGCGTTCCGGAGCTGACCACAGTCCGCCAACCCGCCTACGAAATGGGCCGTGTAGCCTTCGCTGAACTCCTGGAACGGATGACCGTCGAGGGTTCGCATCGCAAGGGAAGAACCTTCCTCCCGCACGAACTCGTCATCCGAGACTCCACGAAATAA
- a CDS encoding ABC transporter substrate-binding protein: protein MDLNRPALPLQNKATPRNGKALAATAIAATLLLSACGGGTAPQGAEQAAAADPASGANASGAVNICGVKDASGIYKGTAEAFTKANGKVTAKYTEIGATTDEARTQIVQRLEGKSTECDLFVTDVIWTSEFASQGWLLDQTKLVEANKGRLIPSTVETTKYQDKYWGSPFFTNAGLIYYQKDKVAKPESWQQLYAEAAKAPGNGYVYQGKQYEGLTVNFLEMLYSAGGEVLNDQGDVKIDSKETRDVLNFMSDGLKNGSADRAVLTYNEDPARLAYESGDFGYQRNWPHVYRLLNATPLASSFAVAPLPAWEGGKASGVLGGWNLAISAHSTNEAGAVAFIDFATTPDWQKHVAMDYSQAPVNEAAYSDPAVLQKMPFATELLASVKGAKPRPISPVYPQISQAIYKNVYAVLSGTATTEEAVQKMAEEITTAKASF, encoded by the coding sequence GTGGACTTGAACCGACCTGCTCTCCCGCTCCAGAACAAAGCAACGCCCCGAAACGGCAAGGCCCTAGCCGCAACCGCAATAGCAGCCACCCTCCTCCTCAGCGCGTGCGGCGGGGGAACCGCACCCCAAGGTGCCGAGCAAGCGGCAGCTGCCGATCCGGCGTCGGGCGCTAATGCCAGCGGTGCCGTGAACATCTGCGGCGTCAAGGACGCGAGCGGCATCTACAAGGGCACAGCGGAGGCGTTCACGAAGGCGAACGGCAAGGTCACGGCCAAGTACACCGAGATCGGCGCCACCACGGATGAAGCCCGCACGCAGATCGTGCAGCGGCTCGAAGGCAAGTCCACGGAGTGCGACCTCTTTGTCACGGACGTCATCTGGACCTCCGAGTTCGCCTCGCAGGGCTGGCTGCTGGACCAGACAAAGTTGGTGGAAGCCAACAAGGGCCGGCTCATTCCCTCCACTGTGGAAACCACCAAGTACCAGGACAAGTACTGGGGCTCGCCGTTCTTCACCAACGCCGGGTTGATCTACTACCAGAAGGACAAGGTGGCCAAGCCCGAGTCCTGGCAGCAGCTCTACGCAGAAGCCGCCAAGGCTCCCGGCAACGGCTACGTCTACCAGGGCAAGCAGTACGAGGGCCTCACGGTGAACTTCCTCGAAATGCTCTACAGCGCAGGCGGTGAAGTCCTCAACGACCAAGGCGACGTCAAAATCGACTCCAAGGAAACCCGCGACGTCCTCAACTTCATGAGCGACGGCCTCAAGAACGGCTCAGCCGACCGCGCCGTCCTCACCTACAACGAAGACCCGGCCCGCCTCGCCTACGAGTCCGGCGACTTCGGATACCAGCGCAACTGGCCGCACGTCTACCGCCTGCTCAATGCAACACCGCTCGCGTCCAGCTTCGCGGTTGCGCCGCTGCCGGCATGGGAAGGCGGCAAGGCCTCCGGCGTGCTCGGCGGCTGGAACCTCGCGATCTCGGCCCACTCCACCAACGAGGCCGGGGCTGTCGCGTTCATCGACTTCGCCACCACCCCGGACTGGCAGAAGCACGTGGCCATGGACTACTCCCAGGCACCCGTAAACGAAGCTGCCTACTCGGACCCGGCCGTTCTGCAGAAGATGCCGTTCGCCACCGAACTCCTCGCCTCGGTGAAGGGTGCCAAGCCGCGACCGATCTCCCCGGTCTACCCGCAGATCTCGCAGGCGATCTACAAGAACGTCTACGCCGTCCTCTCCGGCACCGCCACCACTGAGGAAGCCGTGCAGAAGATGGCCGAGGAAATCACCACCGCCAAGGCGAGCTTCTAG
- a CDS encoding TIM barrel protein yields MTYTVNCSILLTELPLLERPAAAKAAGFDAVEFWWPFETSVPTDAQVTEFETAIKDAGVQLTGLNFNAGNMPGGDRGLVSWKGRCSEFKDNIDVVAGIGERLGCKAFNALYGNRQDEFTPEEQDELAAKNLAAAAEGVARIGGTVLLEPVSGAPKYPLLTAEDALKVIARVKAESGAQNIKLLADFYHLAVNGDDVESVIENHAKDFGHIQIADNPGRGAPGTGTLPLGEWIARSRELGYDGYIGLEYKEPQESAFSWAIRQRANAN; encoded by the coding sequence ATGACGTACACAGTGAACTGCTCCATCCTCCTGACGGAGCTGCCCTTGCTCGAGCGCCCCGCCGCCGCGAAGGCAGCCGGTTTTGACGCCGTCGAGTTCTGGTGGCCCTTCGAAACCTCCGTCCCCACCGACGCACAAGTAACCGAGTTTGAAACAGCCATCAAGGACGCCGGCGTTCAGCTCACGGGTTTGAACTTCAACGCTGGCAACATGCCCGGCGGCGACCGCGGCCTGGTGTCCTGGAAGGGACGTTGCTCCGAGTTCAAGGACAACATCGACGTCGTAGCCGGCATCGGTGAGCGCCTTGGCTGCAAGGCCTTCAACGCCCTCTACGGCAACCGCCAGGACGAGTTCACCCCTGAAGAGCAGGACGAACTCGCAGCAAAGAACCTCGCCGCAGCAGCGGAAGGCGTCGCCCGCATCGGCGGCACCGTCCTCCTCGAACCCGTGAGCGGCGCACCCAAGTACCCGCTCCTCACGGCTGAAGACGCACTCAAAGTCATCGCCCGCGTCAAGGCAGAATCCGGCGCACAGAACATCAAGCTCCTCGCCGACTTCTACCACTTGGCAGTCAACGGCGACGACGTCGAATCCGTCATCGAGAACCACGCCAAGGACTTCGGCCACATCCAGATCGCCGACAACCCCGGCCGCGGCGCCCCCGGAACCGGCACCCTCCCCCTCGGCGAATGGATCGCCCGCAGCCGCGAACTCGGCTACGACGGCTACATCGGCCTCGAGTACAAGGAACCGCAGGAATCAGCCTTCAGCTGGGCCATCCGCCAGCGCGCCAACGCCAACTAA
- a CDS encoding ATP-dependent helicase → MKVEQWAPVAGLVLEPNALEAVRESGRNVLLSAGPGAGKTEVLAQRADFLLRTGTCRHPRRILAISFKVDAAKNLRQRVNARSGKQLGSRLESVTFHAFAKRIIDQFRPLLTGSDALGPDYSISDQRVEGSSITFADIIPLAIQIVNSSQVVQNALRQTYSHVFLDEFQDCTRDQYALISVIFRNTESIITAVGDKKQTIMYFAGALRGVFDQYLDDFHARDLPLYQNYRSLTRLRRMQNDIVKVIDPPAALADSEVVGDEGIVEAFSFDDPQAEASWIANEVDAAISIIGLEPHDIAVLVAKQSNLYAIELKKELTHRQIPFRDEAELQDLAAEPVVRLIIDFLTVVLGKREPAAFHALMDALIQDQEHKDSFMDRREWLVFIEASRVRLAESAPSARYDDLRDVVFELLDRAGLEFLRSLSPSYENGPYVTQKVKETLDQLSKMIDGGMDAESAIRRFSDDSAVRILTIHKCKGLEFDTVFMLAIEDQMFWGDLEDERQTFFVGISRAKRRLTLTIAHHRPRPAGFRGRWSEGRTQQDEFIGYALASRA, encoded by the coding sequence ATGAAGGTGGAACAGTGGGCTCCTGTAGCTGGGTTGGTTCTGGAACCGAATGCACTGGAAGCAGTACGTGAGTCAGGTCGGAACGTCCTGCTGTCTGCTGGTCCAGGAGCTGGTAAGACCGAAGTATTGGCACAGCGAGCAGATTTTCTGCTTAGAACTGGGACTTGTCGGCATCCGCGGAGAATCCTAGCCATCTCGTTTAAGGTTGATGCAGCAAAAAATCTGCGACAACGGGTCAATGCGCGGTCTGGGAAGCAGCTCGGATCGCGGCTTGAGAGCGTGACATTTCATGCCTTTGCGAAGCGCATAATTGACCAATTCAGGCCGCTACTGACTGGTTCCGATGCTCTCGGTCCTGATTACTCGATCAGTGATCAACGAGTCGAAGGATCTTCAATAACCTTTGCCGACATAATCCCCTTGGCTATCCAGATTGTCAATTCGAGTCAAGTTGTTCAAAATGCTCTGCGCCAAACATATAGTCACGTATTTCTCGATGAGTTTCAAGATTGCACTCGCGATCAATATGCCCTTATAAGTGTCATATTTCGTAATACTGAATCAATAATCACCGCAGTCGGTGATAAGAAGCAGACTATAATGTATTTTGCCGGGGCATTGCGAGGTGTGTTTGATCAATATTTGGACGATTTTCATGCCCGAGACCTTCCTTTGTACCAGAACTACCGGTCGTTAACTCGCCTTCGTCGAATGCAGAATGACATTGTCAAGGTCATTGATCCTCCAGCGGCATTGGCGGATAGCGAAGTCGTCGGCGATGAAGGTATAGTCGAGGCCTTCAGCTTCGATGATCCTCAGGCTGAGGCATCTTGGATTGCCAATGAGGTAGATGCTGCAATCTCAATAATTGGCCTGGAACCTCATGATATTGCCGTTCTCGTGGCAAAGCAAAGCAATCTCTATGCCATTGAACTCAAGAAGGAACTTACACACCGGCAGATTCCTTTCCGGGATGAGGCTGAACTGCAGGACCTCGCGGCCGAGCCCGTAGTAAGGCTGATAATTGACTTCTTGACGGTTGTGCTAGGTAAACGCGAACCTGCTGCGTTCCACGCTCTTATGGATGCATTGATCCAAGATCAAGAGCATAAGGATAGCTTCATGGATCGAAGGGAGTGGTTGGTATTCATCGAGGCATCAAGGGTTCGGTTAGCTGAATCAGCTCCCAGCGCTCGCTATGATGATTTGAGAGATGTTGTCTTTGAGCTTCTTGATAGGGCGGGCTTGGAATTTCTTAGGAGCTTATCACCGTCATATGAGAATGGTCCGTACGTCACTCAGAAGGTCAAGGAAACGCTTGATCAGTTATCGAAGATGATTGACGGAGGAATGGACGCTGAGTCAGCAATCAGACGTTTTTCTGATGATTCCGCTGTGCGAATACTTACGATTCATAAGTGCAAGGGTCTCGAGTTTGATACTGTTTTCATGCTCGCTATTGAAGATCAGATGTTCTGGGGCGATCTTGAAGATGAGAGGCAAACATTCTTCGTAGGAATATCTCGAGCGAAACGTCGGCTGACGTTGACTATTGCTCATCATCGACCAAGGCCTGCGGGATTTCGCGGTCGCTGGTCAGAGGGGCGTACGCAGCAAGATGAGTTCATCGGGTATGCCCTTGCATCGCGAGCCTAG
- a CDS encoding sugar ABC transporter permease encodes MAIKTIPASRGPAKTSGRDRAERKLAFRMTAPSLVIMALVAAVPIGYAIWLSLNQYSVRTAGLSRFVGLENYINALASQEWWAAFGQTFLFAGLSVSLELVLGTAMALLLNLAFKGRAVLRTVVLLPYAIITVVSAITWQTMFQPNMGLVTNVLSALGLPGGDVVWLGEHGYAMAVIVMADVWKTTPFAALIILAGLQVISAETYEAAELDGASKWQTFVNITLPLLRPAIVLAAIFRTMDALRVFDLPFVLTRGANGTESMSMLAYTQLRENRLVGEGSALSILTFLTVMVVSVIYVRFAGGNIRDVAKEEQ; translated from the coding sequence ATGGCCATCAAAACAATCCCGGCAAGCCGCGGCCCAGCGAAGACAAGCGGCCGCGACCGCGCCGAACGAAAGCTCGCCTTCCGCATGACCGCGCCGTCGCTGGTCATCATGGCGCTGGTCGCGGCAGTCCCCATCGGCTACGCGATCTGGCTCTCGCTGAACCAGTACAGCGTCCGCACCGCCGGCCTGTCTCGTTTCGTCGGCCTGGAAAACTACATCAACGCCCTGGCAAGCCAAGAGTGGTGGGCGGCGTTCGGCCAGACGTTCCTCTTCGCAGGTTTGTCGGTCAGCTTGGAACTCGTCCTCGGCACGGCCATGGCGCTCCTGCTCAACCTCGCGTTCAAGGGCCGGGCCGTCCTGCGCACCGTGGTTCTGCTGCCGTACGCGATCATCACCGTGGTCAGCGCCATCACCTGGCAGACGATGTTCCAGCCCAACATGGGCCTGGTCACCAACGTCCTCTCCGCACTGGGGCTGCCGGGCGGCGACGTCGTCTGGCTCGGTGAGCACGGCTATGCGATGGCCGTGATCGTCATGGCCGACGTCTGGAAGACCACGCCCTTCGCGGCGCTCATCATCCTGGCCGGACTGCAGGTCATCTCCGCCGAAACGTACGAGGCCGCGGAACTCGACGGCGCCAGCAAATGGCAGACCTTCGTCAACATCACCCTGCCGCTGTTGCGTCCGGCGATCGTCCTCGCCGCGATCTTCCGCACCATGGATGCCCTCCGCGTCTTCGACCTGCCGTTCGTGCTCACCCGCGGCGCCAACGGCACCGAATCCATGTCCATGCTCGCCTACACCCAACTGCGCGAAAACCGGCTGGTGGGCGAAGGCTCGGCGCTGTCCATCCTGACCTTCCTTACCGTCATGGTGGTCTCGGTCATCTACGTCCGCTTCGCCGGCGGCAACATCCGCGACGTCGCGAAGGAGGAACAATGA